From the genome of Vicia villosa cultivar HV-30 ecotype Madison, WI linkage group LG2, Vvil1.0, whole genome shotgun sequence, one region includes:
- the LOC131646933 gene encoding uncharacterized protein LOC131646933, which yields MLNSTNHSLLFLLLLLFAISLPRKCLASDSDSPVRGRTFNRPDPLRHFKDYHGDFDVRNKHYLASAAFTGVHGYSFAGVWLLFGLVLGVFIIVKSLSGATPSLQCLDHYYIHILFLLLILTSLALIASSFVLATSQRTLRRTEKLKETVVDIGEEALEAIERVMRTTKQIEYLLLPYNPQISTSLNSTTKDLRTNSRVIRRFIDRSEQSFNKATHTSHTAHIVVLGLNLVTLVASLVLMLLYWRPGFIIIILCLWILTSLCWFLTGFDYFLHTFADDACSAFEDFEKNPQNSSLGSMLPCINDSFSGKLIAQIGSTIHSFIVELNSNVSVLYELLGIGQENEELIGVMKICNPFSGAPNYTYIPQNCPHDAVRIGDLPKFLARFTCSREDTIEKCRKNGRFVPQTSYNMAHAYSKSIQDMLDIYPDLQKLSKCTIVKNKTSEIVLHQCKPIRFSTKMLWASLMSLSIIMVVLVFAWVVETLRCWEKPVTTWFRI from the exons ATGCTCAACTCAACCAATCACAGTTTATTGTTTCTGTTACTTCTCTTGTTTGCGATTTCACTTCCGCGTAAATGCTTAGCTTCGGATTCAGATTCACCTGTTCGTGGAAGAACGTTTAATAGGCCTGATCCTTTACGACATTTCAAAGACTATCACGGAGACTTTGATGTTCGAAACAAACATTACTTAGCT TCTGCGGCATTTACAGGAGTTCATGGATACTCGTTTGCCGGAGTTTGGTTGTTATTTGGACTGGTCTTAGGTGTCTTCATCATTGTGAAGTCTCTAAGTGGTGCCACTCCTTCATTACAATGCTTGGATCATTACTATATCCACATTTTGTTCCTCCTTCTTATACTAACATCTCTTGCATT AATTGCTTCGAGTTTTGTACTTGCAACAAGTCAGAGAACGCTTCGGAGGACAGAAAAACTGAAAGAAACTGTGGTTGATATAGGAGAAGAAGCTCTTGAGGCCATAGAAAGAGTAATGAGAACAACTAAACAAATAGAATATCTTCTACTTCCATATAATCCACAAATATCTACGAGCTTGAATTCCACAACTAAAGATCTCAGAACAAACTCGCGCGTGATTCGTCGTTTTATTGACAGAAGCGAACAATCATTCAATAAAGCCACTCATACTTC GCATACGGCGCATATTGTTGTTCTAGGCCTCAATTTAGTAACACTGGTTGCATCACTAG TTCTAATGCTACTGTATTGGCGTCCTGGATTTATAAT CATAATTCTATGCCTTTGGATTCTAACAAGCCTGTGCTGGTTCTTGACTGGTTTTGATTACTTCCTTCACAC TTTTGCAGATGATGCATGTTCTGCCTTCGAGGACTTTGAGAAAAACCCACAAAACAGTAGCTTGGGTTCGATGTTACCGTGCATAAATGATTCATTTTCCGGGAAATTGATAGCTCAAATTGGCAGCACCATCCACAGTTTCATAGTTGAG TTGAATTCTAATGTGTCAGTATTGTATGAGCTACTAGGAATAGGCCAAGAAAATGAAGAACTAATAGGAGTCATGAAAATTTGTAACCCTTTCTCTGGAGCACCAAATTACACCTACATTCCACAAAATTGTCCTCATGACGCCGTTCGGATTGGTGATTTACCGAAA TTTCTTGCAAGGTTCACATGTAGCCGAGAGGATACAatagaaaaatgcagaaaaaatgGAAGATTCGTTCCACAAACCTCATACAACATGGCTCATGCATATAGTAAATCAATCCAGGACATGCTTGATATATATCCGGACTTGCAAAAACTATCGAAATGCACCATTGTGAAGAACAAAACTTCTGAAATTGTGTTGCATCAATGCAAACCAATAAGGTTTTCGACTAAAATGTTGTGGGCGTCGTTGATGTCTCTTTCGATTATTATGGTAGTCTTGGTGTTCGCATGGGTGGTAGAGACTCTTCGATGCTGGGAAAAACCAGTTACTACATGGTTTAGGATTTAA